Proteins encoded within one genomic window of Brassica rapa cultivar Chiifu-401-42 chromosome A09, CAAS_Brap_v3.01, whole genome shotgun sequence:
- the LOC103841146 gene encoding uncharacterized protein LOC103841146: MLQLLFTIAFSAAPLTLYIPPIRCLTAFAQTMEEMEIEGRLYRGRVFARARIAWSRLLDCFFSSSPRRP; this comes from the coding sequence ATGTTACAGCTGTTATTCACGATAGCGTTCTCGGCGGCGCCGTTAACGCTGTACATACCACCGATCAGATGTTTGACGGCGTTCGCTCAGACGATGGAGGAGATGGAAATTGAAGGCAGGCTTTATAGAGGGAGAGTCTTCGCTCGCGCCAGAATAGCTTGGTCTAGGCTTCTCGAttgcttcttctcctcttctcctcGCCGTCCTTAA
- the LOC103841145 gene encoding uncharacterized protein LOC103841145 isoform X1, with translation MEPAQIDWKRIDSRFVEDVFYEHLRAPKYFDFLAPNHLDTVDDDAWFCKPDCNHPKRPEDFFHTPTSSKVLDFLVFFFITNTPQGFSFRVSFLKHPSLRDKNQTPGSSTEQKQRRRGHDESENQNPNLSTPPRSWRAALKSSSAKKMSKETPKLKSTQSARNLFSGRDIFGHISEFCYELKRLATRVTEREDTTGKIEVKETRHHQPYSVHELELKKERKPLLEVSKEKVHESNNTFKENRRRKKRVDDAENIPVCLNGETVVKMKGEECRRIKRVDDAENILTPLKLGNVKNKGHERLLQQIRTNPPSPQCFSDNRTASLKALVTKPTEKGMVEEVVKRKEEEEQSRDSNNKEGRGLDVLWFLKPCSMAN, from the exons ATGGAGCCTGCTCAGATCGACTGGAAGCGAATCGATTCTCGTTTTGTGGAAGACGTCTTCTACGAACACCTCCGAGCTCCCAAATATTTCGACTTCTTGGCACCAAATCACTTAGACACCGTTGACGACGACGCTTGGTTCTGCAAACCTG ATTGTAATCATCCCAAGAGACCTGAGGATTTCTTCCATACGCCTACTTCTTCCAAGGTTCttgattttcttgttttttttttcatcacaaACACTCCCCAAGGTTTCTCATTTCGTGTTTCTTTCTTGAAGCATCCAAGTCTGAGAGATAAGAATCAGACACCAGGATCTAGTACAGAGCAGAAGCAGAG GAGGAGGGGACATGACGAGAGTGAAAACCAGAATCCAAACTTATCCACGCCTCCAAGATCATGGCGAGCAGCACTCAAGTCATCCTCCGCCAAGAAGATGAGTAAAGAGACACCGAAGCTAAAGAGCACGCAGTCAGCTAGGAATCTGTTCTCAGGGAGAGATATATTCGGACATATCTCAGAGTTCTGCTACGAGTTGAAGAGATTAGCCACAAGGGTAACCGAGAGAGAAGATACTACTGGGAAGATTGAAGTGAAGGAGACTCGTCATCATCAGCCTTACTCAGTTCATGAGTTGGAGTTGAAGAAGGAGAGAAAGCCGTTGCTGGAAGTGAGCAAAGAGAAGGTCCATGAATCCAACAACACCTTTAAAGAGAACCGTAGAAGAAAGAA GAGAGTGGATGATGCGGAGAATATTCCTGTCTGTCTTAATGGGGAGACTGTAGTAAAGATGAAAGGAGAGGAGTGTAGAAGAATTAA GAGAGTGGATGATGCAGAGAACATCCTTACACCTCTAAAGCTTGGGAATGTAAAGAACAAAGGACATGAGCGGTTACTGCAGCAAATCAGAACAAACCCACCATCTCCTCAGTGCTTCTCAGATAACAGAACAGCTTCACTGAAGGCCTTGGTGACCAAACCTACG GAAAAGGGAATGGTTGAAGAAGTGGTGAAGagaaaggaggaagaagagcagAGCAGAGACAGTAACAACAAAGAAGGGAGAGGCTTGGACGTTCTCTGGTTCTTAAAGCCTTGCTCTATGGCCaactaa
- the LOC103841145 gene encoding uncharacterized protein LOC103841145 isoform X2, protein MEPAQIDWKRIDSRFVEDVFYEHLRAPKYFDFLAPNHLDTVDDDAWFCKPDCNHPKRPEDFFHTPTSSKHPSLRDKNQTPGSSTEQKQRRRGHDESENQNPNLSTPPRSWRAALKSSSAKKMSKETPKLKSTQSARNLFSGRDIFGHISEFCYELKRLATRVTEREDTTGKIEVKETRHHQPYSVHELELKKERKPLLEVSKEKVHESNNTFKENRRRKKRVDDAENIPVCLNGETVVKMKGEECRRIKRVDDAENILTPLKLGNVKNKGHERLLQQIRTNPPSPQCFSDNRTASLKALVTKPTEKGMVEEVVKRKEEEEQSRDSNNKEGRGLDVLWFLKPCSMAN, encoded by the exons ATGGAGCCTGCTCAGATCGACTGGAAGCGAATCGATTCTCGTTTTGTGGAAGACGTCTTCTACGAACACCTCCGAGCTCCCAAATATTTCGACTTCTTGGCACCAAATCACTTAGACACCGTTGACGACGACGCTTGGTTCTGCAAACCTG ATTGTAATCATCCCAAGAGACCTGAGGATTTCTTCCATACGCCTACTTCTTCCAAG CATCCAAGTCTGAGAGATAAGAATCAGACACCAGGATCTAGTACAGAGCAGAAGCAGAG GAGGAGGGGACATGACGAGAGTGAAAACCAGAATCCAAACTTATCCACGCCTCCAAGATCATGGCGAGCAGCACTCAAGTCATCCTCCGCCAAGAAGATGAGTAAAGAGACACCGAAGCTAAAGAGCACGCAGTCAGCTAGGAATCTGTTCTCAGGGAGAGATATATTCGGACATATCTCAGAGTTCTGCTACGAGTTGAAGAGATTAGCCACAAGGGTAACCGAGAGAGAAGATACTACTGGGAAGATTGAAGTGAAGGAGACTCGTCATCATCAGCCTTACTCAGTTCATGAGTTGGAGTTGAAGAAGGAGAGAAAGCCGTTGCTGGAAGTGAGCAAAGAGAAGGTCCATGAATCCAACAACACCTTTAAAGAGAACCGTAGAAGAAAGAA GAGAGTGGATGATGCGGAGAATATTCCTGTCTGTCTTAATGGGGAGACTGTAGTAAAGATGAAAGGAGAGGAGTGTAGAAGAATTAA GAGAGTGGATGATGCAGAGAACATCCTTACACCTCTAAAGCTTGGGAATGTAAAGAACAAAGGACATGAGCGGTTACTGCAGCAAATCAGAACAAACCCACCATCTCCTCAGTGCTTCTCAGATAACAGAACAGCTTCACTGAAGGCCTTGGTGACCAAACCTACG GAAAAGGGAATGGTTGAAGAAGTGGTGAAGagaaaggaggaagaagagcagAGCAGAGACAGTAACAACAAAGAAGGGAGAGGCTTGGACGTTCTCTGGTTCTTAAAGCCTTGCTCTATGGCCaactaa